The proteins below are encoded in one region of Engystomops pustulosus chromosome 8, aEngPut4.maternal, whole genome shotgun sequence:
- the LOC140076169 gene encoding protein-L-isoaspartate O-methyltransferase domain-containing protein 1-like, with product MGGAVSAGEDNDDLIDNLKEAQYIRTEKVEQAFRAIDRGEYYLEGYRDNAYKDLAWKHGNIHLSAPCIYSEVMEALKLQPGLSFLNLGSGTGYLSTMVGLILGPFGINHGVELHCDVVEYAKEKLEAFIKYSDSFDKLEFCEPNFVVGNCLEIASDSPQYDRIYCGAGVQKDHENYMKILLKIGGILVMPIEDQLTQIQRTGQNTWESKNILAVSFAPLMQPSKNDNHKSKTVKLPPCAVRSLQDLARIYIRRTLRNCINDEMQAKGIPPKAPPLQVQVPKPGLKPEIVTHINKPRSNEQQSSRSQNS from the exons atgggaggagccgtGAGCGCTGGGGAAGACAATGATGACTTGATTGACAACCTAAAGGAAGCCCAGTATATACGCACTGAAAAGGTAGAACAGGCCTTCCGAGCAATTGATCGGGGGGAATATTACCTGGAAGGATACAGGGACAATGCTTACAAAGACCTGGCTTGGAAACATGGCAACATTCACTTATCTGCACCCTGCATCTATTCAGAAGTCATGGAGGCACTGAAACTTCAACCTGGATTGTCTTTCCTTAACCTTGGAAGTGGAACTGGATACTTAAGCACAATGGTGGGCTTAATTCTAGGTCCTTTTGGCATTAATCACGGAGTGGAGCTTCATTGTGATGTGGTGGAATATGCCAAGGAAAAATTGGAGGCTTTCATTAAATATAGTGATAGCTTTGACAAATTAGAATTTTGTGAGCCTAATTTTGTAGTTGGGAATTGTTTGGAGATAGCATCAGACAGTCCACAGTATGACCGAATATATTGTGGTGCTGGTGTCCAGAAGGATCAtgaaaattacatgaaaattttGTTGAAAATTGGAGGAATTTTAGTCATGCCAATTGAAGATCAGCTTACCCAGATCCAGAGAACAGGACAGAACACATGGGAAAGTAAGAACATTTTAGCGGTTTCCTTTGCCCCCTTGATGCAACCAAGTAAGAATGACAATCACAAATCCAAAACTGTGAAATTGCCTCCATGTGCTGTAAGGAGCCTGCAGGACTTAGCCCGTATCTATATCCGCCGTACTCTTAGGAACTGCATAAATGACGAGATGCAGGCCAAAGGAATTCCTCCAAAAGCACCTCCCTTGCAGGTTCAAGTCCCCAAACCTGGACTTAAACCAGAG ATTGTGACGCACATCAACAAACCAAGAAGCAACGAGCAGCAAAGTTCTCGCAGCCAGAACTCTTGA